In Nocardioides sp. W7, the genomic stretch CCCTGGGAGGACGAGTCCTCGCAGACCGAGATCTCGGCCGTGGACCGGATCCAGGCGGCGGAAGACGCCGAGTCCTGGACCGAGGAGTTCGAGGACGGCTCGACGGCGACCCTCTACCGGTCGGTCTCGCTCAACCAGGCGGTGATGGTCACCGAGGACATGGCCGACGCGCCGAGCGGTCGGGTCTACGAGGTCTGGCTGCAGCACGACGACGACATGGTCGCCGCCGCGCTGATGCCGTCCGGTCCGGACAACGTCGTCGAGCTGGTCGGCGACCCGGCCACGGCCGACGGCTTCGGCATCACGCTCGAGGCCGCCGGCGGGTCCCCGACCGGCGAGCCCCAGGGCGACGTCCTCGCCGTCGTCGGCTTCGAGCAGGCATGAGCGCATCGGAGGGCCGCCGCGTCGCGGTGGTCGGGTCCGGCGTCACCGGCCTGGTGGCCGCGTACGTCGCCTCCCGCACCGCGCACGTCACGCTCTACGAGGCCGACGACCGGCTCGGCGGGCACGCCGACACCCACCTCGTCGACGGGCTCGCCATCGACACCGGCTTCATCGTGCACAACGAGCGCACGTACCCGGTGCTGCTGCGCCTCTTCGGCGAGCTCGGCGTCGAGACCCAGGAGTCGGAGATGTCGATGTCGATCAGCGACGCCGGCACCGGGCTGGAGTGGGCCGGCGCGCTCGGCCGGGCGGGCGTCGTACCGACCCTCGGGCACCTGGCCAACCCACGCTACGTGCGGATGCTGACCGAGATCCCGCGGTTCCACCGGCGCGCGCGGGCGCTGCTGACCCGGCCGGGGGACGACCTCACGCTCCGGGCGTTCCTGGAGGTGGGCGGCTTCACGCCGTACTTCGCCCGGCACTTCATGGAGCCGCTGGTCGCCGCCGTCTGGTCCTGCGACCCGGCGGTCTCGCTGGACTACCCCGCGCGCTACCTGTTCAGCTTCCTGGAGCACCACGGGATGCTCGCGATCTTCGGCTCGCCGACCTGGCGAACGGTCACCGGCGGCTCCCGGGAGTACGTCGCCCGGGTCGCCGCCGCGCTCGCGGACGCGGGCGCCGAGGTGCGCACCGGCACCAAGGTCACCTCGCTGCTGGAGTCCCCGACCGGCGTCGAGCTGACCGACGGCAGCGGCGCGATCACGTCGTACGACGCCGTCGTGGTCGCCACGCACCCCGGCCAGGCGCTGGCCCTGCTCGCCCAGCCGACCCCGCGACAGGCGGAGGTGCTCGGCGCGCTGCCGTACTCCCCCAACGTGGCGCTGCTGCATACCGACACCTCGGTGCTGCCCCGGCTGCGCAACACCTGGGCGTCGTGGAACTTCCACCGCCCGCGCGAGGAGCGCGACGGCGTCACGGTCACCTACGACCTGACTCGGCTGCAGCGGCTGCCCACCGACACGCACTACCTGGTCACCCTGGGCGGCGAGCACCTCGTCGACCCGGACCTGGTGATCGACCGGATCGAGTACGAGCACCCCCTCTACAACCCGGCCTCCGTCGCCGCCCAGGCCCGGCTGCCGGAGATCGACAGCGACCGGGTCTCCTTCGCCGGCGCGTACCACGGCTGGGGCTTCCACGAGGACGGCGCGCGCTCCGGGCTGGCCGCCGTCGAGCGGCTCGGCCTGGCCTGGGACGCGCCCGACCCGACGCTGGTTGAGGTGCGAGGCGCGCCAGCGCCCACGCTGGTTGAGGTGCGAGGCGCGCCAGCGCCGAGCCTCGAAACCCGTCTTGCCAAGAAGCGACCCCGATCACGGCCGTCGTACGACTCACCCGGTTTCGAGGCTCAGGACTCCGTCCTTCGCACCTCAACCAGCGTTCTCTACGACACGACCATCCGGCACACCCGGAGGCAGCCGTTCGGGCGCAGCTTCACGCACCGCTCGCACACCTGGTTGGTCGACCTCGACGACCTGCCCGACCACGGCGCGCGGTCGTGGCTGCTCGGGTCGTTCGAGGCCCGCGACCACCTCGGCTCGCCCGAGCACTCGCTCCGGGTCAACGTCGACACGTTCCTGGCCGCGCACGGCGAGGAGCGGCCGGAGCGGATCCTGATGGCCGCGCACCCGCGGACCCTGGGGCACTGCTTCAACCCGATCTCGGTCTTCTGGTGCCTCGACTCCGCCGGGCGCCGGCAGTGCGTGGTCGTCGAGGTCCACAACACCTACGGCGACCGGCACGCCTACCTCGTCCACCCCGACGAGCAGGGGCGGGCGAGCACCCCGAAGGCGATGTACGTCTCGCCCTTCCACGGCACCGACGGCCACTACGAGCTCGCCGTACCGCTACCGGGCGAGCGGCTGCGGGTCGCGGTGACGCTGCACTCCGACGACGGGGCGACGTTCAGCGCGACGCTCGACGGCACCCGCTCCGCCGACGGACCCGTGCGCGCGGCCGGCGCGACGCTGCGCGGCGCCGCCCTCATCCGGGTACACGGCGTCTGGCTCTGGCTGCGCCGCCTCCCGCTCCGCTCCCGCCCTCGCCACCACCAGGAAGGTGTGTCATGACGCTCGCCCCCGCCCGCCCGTCGACCCAGCGGTGGCCGGGCCTGCACGACGTACCGACCGGCCCCCGGGCCGCGGTCTCCGCACGGGTCGCCCGTCGGCTGTTCCACTCGGCCGTGCACCGCCTCGACGTCTCGGTCGTCGTCGGCGACGAGACCTGGGGCCGGGGTGGCCCGGTCGCGGTCGTGCACCGGCCGGAGGAGTTCTTCGCCCGGCTCGGCGTGCACCAGCTGATCGGCTTCGGGGAGGCCTACCTCACCGGCGCGTGGGACGCCGAGGACCTCGGCGGCTTCCTCGCCGTCCTGGCCGCGCAGATGCCGGAGCTGGTGCCCCGGCCGCTGCAGCGGCTGCGCTCGTTCGTCGTCAAGCGCCCGCCGCGCAAGCAGGTGAGCAGCGCCGACAACGCGCAGGCCAACATCGCCCACCACTACGACCTGTCCAACGAGCTGTTCCGGATCTTCCTGGACCCGACGATGAGCTACTCCTCGGCGCTCTTCGCCGGAGACCCGACCACCGCGACGGCAGCCGATCTCGAGGCCGCGCAGGCGCGCAAGATCGAGCGGCTGCTCGACCTGGCCGGGGTCGGCGAGGGCAGCCGGGTGCTGGAGATCGGCTCCGGCTGGGGCGAGCTCGCGCTGCGCGCGGCCCGCCGCGGCGCCACCGTCCGCACCATCACCCTCTCGGTCGAGCAGCAGGCGCTCGCCCGCGAACGGGTCGCCGCGGCCGGCTTCGCCGACCACGTCTCGGTGGACCTGTGCGACTACCGCGACGTCGACGGCACGTACGATGCCGTGCTGTCCGTCGAGATGATCGAGGCGGTCGGCTGGCAGTACTGGCGGACCTACTTCCAGAAGATCGACGCCGTGCTGGCCCCCGGCGGCCGGGCCGCGATCCAGGCGATCACCATGCCGCACGACCGGATGCTCGCGACCCGCAACACCTGGACCTGGATCCACAAGTACATCTTCCCCGGCGGCTTCCTCCCCTCGGTCGACGTCATCGACGAGGTCACCCGCGAGCACACCTCGCTGCGCCTGGGCGAGCAGCTCTCGATGGGCCAGCACTACGCCGCGACGCTGCGGCTGTGGGACGAGGCCTTCCTCGGCGCCTCGGCCCGGGTCCGCGAGCTCGGC encodes the following:
- a CDS encoding FAD-dependent oxidoreductase, producing MSASEGRRVAVVGSGVTGLVAAYVASRTAHVTLYEADDRLGGHADTHLVDGLAIDTGFIVHNERTYPVLLRLFGELGVETQESEMSMSISDAGTGLEWAGALGRAGVVPTLGHLANPRYVRMLTEIPRFHRRARALLTRPGDDLTLRAFLEVGGFTPYFARHFMEPLVAAVWSCDPAVSLDYPARYLFSFLEHHGMLAIFGSPTWRTVTGGSREYVARVAAALADAGAEVRTGTKVTSLLESPTGVELTDGSGAITSYDAVVVATHPGQALALLAQPTPRQAEVLGALPYSPNVALLHTDTSVLPRLRNTWASWNFHRPREERDGVTVTYDLTRLQRLPTDTHYLVTLGGEHLVDPDLVIDRIEYEHPLYNPASVAAQARLPEIDSDRVSFAGAYHGWGFHEDGARSGLAAVERLGLAWDAPDPTLVEVRGAPAPTLVEVRGAPAPSLETRLAKKRPRSRPSYDSPGFEAQDSVLRTSTSVLYDTTIRHTRRQPFGRSFTHRSHTWLVDLDDLPDHGARSWLLGSFEARDHLGSPEHSLRVNVDTFLAAHGEERPERILMAAHPRTLGHCFNPISVFWCLDSAGRRQCVVVEVHNTYGDRHAYLVHPDEQGRASTPKAMYVSPFHGTDGHYELAVPLPGERLRVAVTLHSDDGATFSATLDGTRSADGPVRAAGATLRGAALIRVHGVWLWLRRLPLRSRPRHHQEGVS
- a CDS encoding cyclopropane-fatty-acyl-phospholipid synthase family protein, producing the protein MTLAPARPSTQRWPGLHDVPTGPRAAVSARVARRLFHSAVHRLDVSVVVGDETWGRGGPVAVVHRPEEFFARLGVHQLIGFGEAYLTGAWDAEDLGGFLAVLAAQMPELVPRPLQRLRSFVVKRPPRKQVSSADNAQANIAHHYDLSNELFRIFLDPTMSYSSALFAGDPTTATAADLEAAQARKIERLLDLAGVGEGSRVLEIGSGWGELALRAARRGATVRTITLSVEQQALARERVAAAGFADHVSVDLCDYRDVDGTYDAVLSVEMIEAVGWQYWRTYFQKIDAVLAPGGRAAIQAITMPHDRMLATRNTWTWIHKYIFPGGFLPSVDVIDEVTREHTSLRLGEQLSMGQHYAATLRLWDEAFLGASARVRELGFDDTFERMWHFYLEYSRAGFASGYIDVNQLVLEKSA
- a CDS encoding anti-sigma factor, coding for MTDIHALSGAYAVDALDDLERAQFERHLADCPTCRAEVDSLREAGALMAETVAEEPPAGLRDRVLADIATVRPLPPIVPEVTRRPARRWFPGLLAAAAVVTALGVGAAVVQPWEDESSQTEISAVDRIQAAEDAESWTEEFEDGSTATLYRSVSLNQAVMVTEDMADAPSGRVYEVWLQHDDDMVAAALMPSGPDNVVELVGDPATADGFGITLEAAGGSPTGEPQGDVLAVVGFEQA